The sequence GTCGGCTTCGCCATCATTGGTAAGGATATGATGCCTAAGCTGAACAACGGGCAGTTCCTTATCCGCATTAAAGCACCCGATGGCACGCGCCTGGAGCGTACCGAAGACAAGTTTAAACAGGTACTGGATATCATCGATAAAACGGTTGATCATCACGTAGAGATCAGTTCGGGTTATGTAGGTATCATCCCCAGTAGTTATGGCAGCAGTAACCTGTATATCTTCAATACCGGCACGCACGAGGCTGTGTTACAGGTGAAACTGGATGAGAGCTACCACATGAATATGGACGAACTGAAAGATGCCCTGCGCAAAAACATCGCCCATGCCATGCCCGACCTGCGCATCACCTTCGAGCCCATTGACATGACCGAAAAGATCATGAGCCAGGGCGCGGCTACACCGATAGAACTGCGCGTGGCCGGCAAGGATATGGCACAGATTGAGGATTATGCCAACAAGGCCGTAGCCAAATTTAAGCAGATCCCTTACCTGCGCGATGTGCAAATCGTTCAGCCATTGAAAATTCCGGTGATAGCCGTAACGCTGGACAGGCAAAAGGTATCGCAATTTGGATTGAATGTGACCGATATCGCACGTTCGGTAACAGCCAGTACTTCATCCAGCCGCTTTACCGAGAAGAACCAATGGTTGGACGAGGATAAGCAATACACCTACCAGGTGCAGGTGCAAATACCCGAATACACCATGAACACCATGGATGAGTTAAAGGAGATCCCCCTGTTAAAAGGCCAAAGTACCCCTACCCTTGCCGATGTGGCCACCTTTAAAACCACCTATGCCCCCGGCGAATACGACCGCACCGGCCCGCGCCGCTTTTTAACCGTGAGCGCCAATATTTATAAAAAAGATTTGGGTACCGCCACGGCCGATGTACAAAAGGCCATTAAAACCATCGGTACACCGCCAAAGGGATTAGTAGCCGATTTAAAGGGTATGACAAACTTGCTTACCGAAACCATGAGCAGTTTGCAAAGCGGTTTGGGTTTCGCCGTATTGGTGATCTTCCTGTTGCTGGCGGCTAATTACCAATCGTTCAAGTTATCGCTGACGGTATTATCAACCGTACCGGCGGTTATCCTGGGTTCGTTGACGGCTTTGTTGCTTACGGGTTCTACACTCAATTTGCAATCGTACATGGGCATGATCATGTCGACAGGGGTATCGGTAGCCAATGCTATTCTTATCGTTACCAATGGCGAGAAGTTGCGGTTGGAATTTAAGGATGCCACCCGCGCGTCCATCACCAGCGCCGCTATCCGTTTAAGGCCCATCCTGATGACCAGCTTAGCCATGATGGCGGGGATGATCCCCATGGCATCGGGCCTGGGCGAAGCGGGTGAACAAACGGCGCCGCTGGGCAGGGCGGTTATCGGTGGGTTGTTCGCATCAACCCTGGCGGCTTTATTTATACTGCCGCTGGTATTTGCCTGGGTGCAGGATAAAACCACCTACGTGTCCCCATCGCTAATGCCCGAAGACGAAACATTTACCGAAACCTTAACAGCATAAAAACATGAACATCAAATTCAATAAATCCGACAATGAGGCCAATGGCCCGGCAAGCGGAAAAACATTACATCATATGGTTAAGATAGTACCGCCCCAACAACACCGCTCCGGGCACCGCTTCAATATGGAGTTTATTAAACGGTCGAAGCTGAGCGCCTTATGCATCGCTGCCACATGCCTGTTAGCTGCCTGTGGAGGCAACCAAAAGCCGGTTGACCTTACCGAAAACAAGAGCGCTGCACCGAAGAAATATGAAACAGGAACCATTGCCGAAAAGACGCTTTCCAGCTATGCCCGCCTGCCCGGACAACTGAACCCTTTTAACGAGGTAAACCTGTTCCCCAAAGTAAACGGTTTTGTGAAGCAAATTTATGTCGACCGCGGATCAGAAGTAAGAAAGGGACAATTGCTGCTCACGCTGGAAGCGCCCGAAATGGAATCGCAACTACAGGCCGCCAACTCGCGCTACCTGCAGGCACAGGAAACGGCCAATGCCAGCAAGGAGAAATATGCCCGCCTAAAACAGGCCGCGCAGGAACCCGGTTCGGTATCGCCATTGGATCTGGATAATGCCCTAACCCGTATGAAAGCCGATAATGCTATCGCCCAGGCCGAACGCTCGAATGTAGAATCGGTAAAAACGGTGCAGGGCTACCTCCGCATTTATGCACCTTTCGACGGCACCATCGTTCAGCGTAATGTATCACCGGGCGCGCTGGTAGCCCCCGGCAAGGCCACCGACCAGCCCATGCTGGTATTACAGGATACCCGCAAACTTCGCCTTGAAGTGGCTATACCCGAAGATTATGTAGACAAGGTTGATCTGAAGCAAGCTGTTACCTTCAGCTTTAATGCCATCCCGGGAGTGGATCATACGGCAAAGATCAGCCGGTCGGCAAACAGCTTGGGCGGCATGCGCTCGGAGGCTATTGAGATTGATGTGATGAATAACAACAGCCAATTAAAACCCGGGATGTATGCCGAGGTGAAGATCCCGATGGTGTCGGGCGCCAAATCATTACTGGTACCCAATGGCGCCATTGTACGCTCTACCGAGCGGAAATATGTGATTGTGGTAAAAGATGGCAAGGCCGCGTTAACAGATATTAAAGATGGCATGACCGGCAAAGATTCGACCGAAATTTTTGGCAACCTGAAAGCCGGCGACAAAATTGTACTTAATGCTAACGATGAGTTGAAGAATGGGGATGCGGTGAAGTAAGCTTTCTGCAATACACTTACCGCAAAACATAAAGATAAAAACTGCAGGCGCGAGGCCTGTACACTGTATATAACATATGCGGTTTTTACAGTGAGCGATGGGCATTACGCCCATCGCTGTTTTATATGAATTGCATCACTCCTCTTTATTGCTTCAAGTAAGCCGATAGCTCATCAATAAGATCGGTGCCGATAATATCTGCTTTCAATTTGATAAGCGATGACCATCCTGCCTTATTATCCGGCGCGTCCCAAAAGCGGATGGGTTTGCCCAGGCTATGCACGCTGTCTATTACGTGCTTTATTCGTTGCTCATCTTTCAAAGGGATCGCTCCTACACCTTTCCATTTTGAATAAAGCGAATATTGGAGGCTCACCTGCCCTATTTTTTTCAATTGTTCGGCCGTGTAAGTATGGCGCAGATCCTCGTCAAAGTAAATATAATCGGGATAGTTGGCAAATTCGGTCGGTGGCGGTCGGTTACCGCTGATGAGGATGAGCAGGCGGCCATCCTTTTTATCGGTTTTGCAATATTTGCGCAGGGGTTTCAGTTCTTCCAGCAGCACCGGCATTTCGTACCAGTAATCCTCCTTAACATCTATCAGCAAGGTTAAACGGCGACCGGTATCTTTTTTCAACGATTCCTTTATCGGATCGAGATACATCCCTTTCAGCGTACGATCAGGGTTGACGCTTTTCAGCTCGTGCGCAACCAGCAAGTGCCCATTCTTCAGGAAAATATCGGCCTCGATAGCGCCAAAGCCCGCCCCGTAAGCATGGGTGAAGGGTGCTGCCTGCATATAATCGTTATGCGAATGGGCATTTATAGCCGCATAGCCACTTTGCGCGGATGTGATTTTTGTAATAACAATAGCAGCTACCAGTACCAGCAGCTTCGACAGGATTTTCATGGATACAAGTATAGGCGATATTTTTATTTGCGGGATGTGCGGTGGTTTAAATGTTTGTTAAATGTGGGGCTTAAGAAAGTTCCCTCCCTCCGGGATCTACCGTGCGCCCACATTTTTTATTAAAATCAAATTGTCATTTCGAATCCTTAGCGGGGAGGGAATAGCCGGGCAAGGGTGAGAAATCTTATACGCGCAGCCGGCTTCACGTATAAGATTTTTTGCCTACGGTCAAGAGATAGTTCTCTTTCGCTCCATACCGCTTTCCCCTCGCTGCTCTATCGTATTATAGGTGGGAAGATGTGGGACACGGTAGCTCTGGGAGGGTGCGTTAGGTCTGTGTTGTGGCAGGGAGGGGTTTGGCCACGATGTGATACTGAATAACCCCTCCATACGCCCTCCCGTTGGGAGGGAATCGCACAATCCTCCGCACCTATACGCTAAATGACAGCGAAGCGTAATGACCTAAATCAAAACGCCTCATTCAAATTCAGGAAAAACCCCCGGTTACCAAACTTGCCGAAAGCGTAATCCAAAGCCAGATTAGTGCGTGTAGCTTTGTTAAACAACACCCGAAGGCCGCCGCCATAACCAGGCTGAAAGGTTTGGAACAGTTTAGTCCCCTGCAGATCGTTAGCAGTTTGCAGGCTGCCGAAAACTACCCCGCTGATAAACTTATTGGCCAGGATGGGGAAGCGGAACTCGGCCTCGGTATCATTAAACTGTGTGCCTTTAAAGTATTGGGCGGTGTACCCCCTGCCGCTTTTAAACTGGCCATCGCGGGCCGTGCCGGGTAGTTCAAGATAAGGGATAGCGCCGCTGATGAGGTAGTTACCCCAGTTCCAAAAGGCCAGCACGGTTTCGGGACTTGAGGCAGACAGGCTAATGTACTTACGCAGATCGGTGGTGAATTGCAGGGCATTTTTGGTACTGCCTATCCAGGTTTGGTTGGCGCGGATACCGGCATCAAAGTAGATGCCCTTGTAAGCCCGGTTCTGGTTATCGCGCGTGGTGTACTGCACATTAAACAGGAAACCATTTGCCGAGTAATGATCCTGCGGGAAACCAAAGCGTGTATTATAAATACCCGATGGTGTGATGTTATTGGCAGCTACATCGCCGGTTTGGATGTTACGCCGCACCTCGAACGACATGCCCGCGCCTAAAAACAGGTTATCCTGCACTTGTTTATACACCTTTTCGCGCAGATTAAAATAGAGGGAATGGATAGCATAACCCTTATGCGTTGGATTGGCCAATACCACATCGCCCGGTGCACCGCTATTGCTACCGGCACCTATACCAAAGCCATGATCGGGACTGACGGTTTTGGCCGCTACGATATTGCCCTGCAAGTTCCATTTATTGCCGGGTGTAAAAACGTTGTGGTTTACATAAAAATAAATAATGCCTTTGGTAGTGATAGACGCCGAAGTAGCCGCCACAGACATCAGCGTACGCGGATCATCGCCCAGTTTACGGCCGGCCACCGCCTTAATGCCGAGTTGCGCGCCGATGGTAGGGTTAGCCGCCACATTGGGCACCACCGTTATCCCCGAGCTTTTATGCAGGCTGTCAGGTCCTTTGCCCGGATGAAACAGGTTGCGGGCAAGATCACCAACATCGTACTGATAACTGGTATTTTCGATAGCCTGCTTGTGCTTAAGTATCCGCAGAGAATCGGCTTTTAACGAATCGGCCGGGGCAACTACCTGCGCGTGAGCAAGTGTGCAAAAGCTTATCAATGATACAATCAGCAGGCTTTTTATAAGTGTGGCTTTGCTAATAACAAAGCGGAGATCATAACAGTTAGTATACACAGTCCTTTACATTTGTGGGGTACGAACTATGTTTAAACCTGCTTTTTAGCGAATTGTTTGGCGCGCGTTATTACCTTTTATCGCGTTTAACCACCGGTTGAAACTCGAACGGCAGTAATTTATTCACCCGCGAATGCCCCATATCGCCACGCCATTCTATGCCTTCGCCGTAGTTGCCATCGGCGTCTATCATCGCGCCGGCGCTGTTGGCGGCAAGTTGCAGGTACGATAGCTCCCTCACATCCCGGCTTCGCTGATAATTAACCGACACTTCATCCTTTAACACAATAAATTTCTGATCGTGGAAGATAGCATTACTTTTAACGGCAACCAGGTCGTTATAACTCAACTGACTTATTCCAGGTTTATCACCGGCTGCGGCGCCCCCGGCTTTTGGCATAGGGTGATAAATATCGAAAGTGTTTTTAGCCAGCTGATCGGCCCAAAGCGCCCGTATAAAATGCATACGCGAGCCGTAATAAGCTTCATCGCGGTCTTTTAATAACTGCTTCATGGCACTGCGCTTTAATCCTGCCGTATCCTCGGCAAAAATGTAATTGCCCTCATAGGCTGTCTGCGTAGGCACATGCCTGAATGATGACAGGTAGTAAGTGATCTTATACCCCAGCTTTTTATTATGGATGATCAGTGGTTTATCCGCACCGCCAGTTAGTTCTTCGGTATTTTTGCTATAATGCAGCCATACATCGCCGGGGTTTTCGATATAACAGTCTGTACTTGCGCCAAGAAACTCGGTCAGGAATATGCGCATTTTATTGGCCCTGCTCATCGCGTCGGCCGTAACGGTAACTTCATCCAACTCGGTAGGCTTGCGTGTCATCATTATCTGCAAATCCACGCCGGCATAATTGCTGATCTGGTGCGTAGTATATCCCACATAACTCACCACCAGCGGGATGGTGGTTTTATTGGTTGTTAACATAAACACGCCCAGTGTATCGGTAACGGTGCCGACGAAAGTACCGTTCAGGTAAACGCTGGCCCCGGCAATAGGCTTACCGGTTTCGGCATCGGTTACTTTGCCCTTAATGGTTTGCGCATGGGCGATAATAGCAAATAATAAGAGCGCGGGTAATAAGAAAATGTGTTTCATATTTGTGCAAGGTATAGATGATCAATTGGGGACAGGTATATACTTAAACCACTTATAATGAGCAAGGTTTAACGGCAAATCATCTTTTTATTAAGAACCTGCTACAAATACACAAGCCGGAGCAAAAATGCCCCGGCTTGTATCATAATAATGCGCGATAAATACGTCTTTACATCATAAAAACCTTCATCTCATAAGGCCCCCTGTTCCCTACTGTCGACCATGTTTTCATGATATCCCACAATACTTTCGATAGTTGTTTAGGATTTACCGGCTTCCCTTTTTTGGGTACGGTAATGGTAGCGGCAGGCACACTGGTATCGGTTACCTTGGTGGCAAACCAGGTTACGCCCTCGTGCGGCAGGGCTACGCCCAATATCATGCCGGGCAGGCCGGTAAAAGTTTCCGGTCCACCTGATACGTGGATCTCGTTAGTATAAAAAGCCACCACATACACCGAATCCATAATGAGCGCGTTGGCACGGCGGCAAACGTAACCGGCAATCTCACGGGTTTCGTCGGTTAGCTTCCAGTTTATCCGGCGGGTGCTATCCTTTACCAGGTACAGGTCTTCGTAAACGTTTTTCTGCACGGTGGTCATGCCTGTGGCTAAGTCGTTATATACTGTATTGAACTGCCTGGCCATGGGGTTATCGTTACCCATTACCTTGTCGTTGATCTCTATCGGCACAGGCGTGTATAACGTTTTCTCATCGGTAAACGTCAACACCGACTTTAGCTTGCGATATTGCGGCGTATTTTTTTTGTACGCGTTAAAACGCAACATTTCAAACTCATCCGGCTTGGCAGACATTTGGCCTTTGGCGAGGGTGAACAGGTTGATGGTCTTCTCAAACTCAACGGTACCGCTATGGGTAAATTTAGTAAACTGCGCAAGCAGCGTGGTGCAGGGCAGCAGGCAAAGTATGGTAATAATGATCTTCTTCATGTGATAAGGTTTTAGTTTTTAGCAGGTTCGGTAGCAAATTTGGTGAAGTTCCAGATAACCGAGAACATCACGTAGCGGCCAATACCGCTGTTATTGGTTTGTGTGATCATGTTAGCGTTGGCATAACGGTTGGTACGCAGGTTGTTATTCAGCAAGTCGGTAGCGTTTACGGCAAAAGCGAGGGCATCATCCTTAAAAAACGTTTTGGTTAGCGAAGCGTTCCAAAGGGTAATGCGCTGTGCATCGAATGCTCGGGTAGCAGCGGTATAAGTGTATTGCGCATCCGTCCTGATCAAAAACTTGGCAGGCAGGTAATAACTCGCGTTTCCAAAGGCATTAAACCCGGCTGCGTTATTATTGGCCGTTGGCTGCAACGAAAACTCGTTAAACGTATACGAGGGGCCACCGCTTACGTAAAGATCGTACTTTTTGACAGCAGATTTTGAGAGATTCAGCGATGCGCCGTAAGTGCGGCTTTTTGTTTCGTTTAAAGCATTATTAATATAGCTGTAATTGATGTTGCCGTTTGTATTTAACCTAATGCCGGTGCTTAAGCCTATCGATTTAATTTTGCGGCTGGTAGAAAAACTGGCGCTGTAGTTATACGGACTGCGGTCTGTAAGATTAATATATTGAATGGTTGTTTTGCCGGTCTTTGCATCAGTTACGGTATTATTTACAATAGCATCGTACTGGTTATAAAAATACACCGATCCATAGCTGCTGGTGCCGCTTATTATCTTGGCTGAATTGTAGTAAACACTAAAGTTTTGGCTGTAGGCGGGTTTTAGATTGGCATTACCCAGGGTAATATTTAAAGGGTCGGTGTTCACACGGATGGGCTGTATCTGGTCTATCCCCGGCTGCTGGCTAAAGCCACTGTAGCTAAACGTGATTGATTTTTGTAACGACGGGCTGTATTGAAAGCTGGCGCGTGGCAACCAGTTAACATAGCTGCGGCTAAAGGTATTCATAGTATACTCGTCTGTTTGCTTGTAATCGGCAATAGAGGCCTTAGCGCTTAAAGTGGTATTAAACTTCTTTTTACGATAAGTGTACGATGCGCCGAACTGGTTGGTGATGCGCAGCAGCTTATAATCGTTACTGTATACATTGTCAAAAATGGTGTAATTGCCGGCCGCGTCCTGGTTAAACGATTTCCGGTCGGCAGTACTATTATTCAGCGCGAAGCCGTAGTTAAATACCATCGAGGCGAATTTGGTGAGCGGCTCGCCATAAGTGATGTTACTGTTCAACACCGAGCTTAACACATCAGATGTTTTGTATTGATTGATGCGCTGGGTACTGTCTATTCCGCCGCTGGTGGTATTGTAAAAATCCACCCGCGAGTTCAGGTTACCCTTAGTTTCGTTATTGTTATAGCTTTCGCTGATATTCCACGAAATGTTACGGCCTACTTTTTTAAACTTTTTGGTGTAAAACAAACTGGCGTTAAACAATTGCTGATCGCCATGATTATTTACGTCACGATCGTTAAAGTTGATCAGCTTCCCGTTGCCATTATCGGTAACGTTCTGGTAATTATTCATTACCCTGAAGTTTTTAAACGCACCATCGGCGCCAATCTTCAGGTTTGATGTAGTATCTATCTTAATGGTATAAGTAGCCTCTGCCTTATTGCGGAAAGCATAATTGTTAAAGCCCTGCCTCGAATTGGTGTTGATGATACCGTTTGTTAAGGTTTGCTGTGTGGTGGTGGTTGTCAGGCCGTTAATATCCATCGAACCGATACGGTAGTTGGTGTTGATGGTTTCTTTATCGCCGTTCCACTTGCTATCGTAATGCAGGCCGCCGTTGTGCGCTAAAGGCTTACCGTTACCAAAATAAGTACCATCAAACGAATCCAAACCATCACTCGATCCGCCAAACACGATGATACCGCCGCCATCGTCGATCTGCACGCTGTTAGCAGAAGAGCCCAGGGCATTATTATCGGCGAAGCCCAAACCTATCTTACCGTTATTGGCCGAAGTACCGTAAGCCGAATATTTGGCTTTAGCTTTAAAACGGTTGTAAATAGCCTGGCTCTCGTAAAGCTTTTGGGTGGCTAAACCACCATCCAGTTTACCAAAGGTACCGTTCTTTTTATCTTCCTTTAGTTGTATGTTGATGGTTTTGGTGCGCTTGCCATCGTCCACACCGGTAAAGGCGGCCTGGTCGCTCTTCTTATCAAACAGTTGCACTTTATCCACCATATCGGCACGCAGGTTTTTGGTAACCAATGTCGGGTCATCACCGAAGAATTCGTCGCCATCTACCAAAACCTTGCTTACGGTTTGTCCGTTGGCG comes from Mucilaginibacter mali and encodes:
- a CDS encoding efflux RND transporter periplasmic adaptor subunit; this encodes MNIKFNKSDNEANGPASGKTLHHMVKIVPPQQHRSGHRFNMEFIKRSKLSALCIAATCLLAACGGNQKPVDLTENKSAAPKKYETGTIAEKTLSSYARLPGQLNPFNEVNLFPKVNGFVKQIYVDRGSEVRKGQLLLTLEAPEMESQLQAANSRYLQAQETANASKEKYARLKQAAQEPGSVSPLDLDNALTRMKADNAIAQAERSNVESVKTVQGYLRIYAPFDGTIVQRNVSPGALVAPGKATDQPMLVLQDTRKLRLEVAIPEDYVDKVDLKQAVTFSFNAIPGVDHTAKISRSANSLGGMRSEAIEIDVMNNNSQLKPGMYAEVKIPMVSGAKSLLVPNGAIVRSTERKYVIVVKDGKAALTDIKDGMTGKDSTEIFGNLKAGDKIVLNANDELKNGDAVK
- a CDS encoding PI-PLC domain-containing protein, which translates into the protein MKILSKLLVLVAAIVITKITSAQSGYAAINAHSHNDYMQAAPFTHAYGAGFGAIEADIFLKNGHLLVAHELKSVNPDRTLKGMYLDPIKESLKKDTGRRLTLLIDVKEDYWYEMPVLLEELKPLRKYCKTDKKDGRLLILISGNRPPPTEFANYPDYIYFDEDLRHTYTAEQLKKIGQVSLQYSLYSKWKGVGAIPLKDEQRIKHVIDSVHSLGKPIRFWDAPDNKAGWSSLIKLKADIIGTDLIDELSAYLKQ
- a CDS encoding BamA/TamA family outer membrane protein, whose protein sequence is MISFCTLAHAQVVAPADSLKADSLRILKHKQAIENTSYQYDVGDLARNLFHPGKGPDSLHKSSGITVVPNVAANPTIGAQLGIKAVAGRKLGDDPRTLMSVAATSASITTKGIIYFYVNHNVFTPGNKWNLQGNIVAAKTVSPDHGFGIGAGSNSGAPGDVVLANPTHKGYAIHSLYFNLREKVYKQVQDNLFLGAGMSFEVRRNIQTGDVAANNITPSGIYNTRFGFPQDHYSANGFLFNVQYTTRDNQNRAYKGIYFDAGIRANQTWIGSTKNALQFTTDLRKYISLSASSPETVLAFWNWGNYLISGAIPYLELPGTARDGQFKSGRGYTAQYFKGTQFNDTEAEFRFPILANKFISGVVFGSLQTANDLQGTKLFQTFQPGYGGGLRVLFNKATRTNLALDYAFGKFGNRGFFLNLNEAF
- a CDS encoding carboxypeptidase-like regulatory domain-containing protein; protein product: MKHIFLLPALLLFAIIAHAQTIKGKVTDAETGKPIAGASVYLNGTFVGTVTDTLGVFMLTTNKTTIPLVVSYVGYTTHQISNYAGVDLQIMMTRKPTELDEVTVTADAMSRANKMRIFLTEFLGASTDCYIENPGDVWLHYSKNTEELTGGADKPLIIHNKKLGYKITYYLSSFRHVPTQTAYEGNYIFAEDTAGLKRSAMKQLLKDRDEAYYGSRMHFIRALWADQLAKNTFDIYHPMPKAGGAAAGDKPGISQLSYNDLVAVKSNAIFHDQKFIVLKDEVSVNYQRSRDVRELSYLQLAANSAGAMIDADGNYGEGIEWRGDMGHSRVNKLLPFEFQPVVKRDKR
- a CDS encoding GLPGLI family protein yields the protein MKKIIITILCLLPCTTLLAQFTKFTHSGTVEFEKTINLFTLAKGQMSAKPDEFEMLRFNAYKKNTPQYRKLKSVLTFTDEKTLYTPVPIEINDKVMGNDNPMARQFNTVYNDLATGMTTVQKNVYEDLYLVKDSTRRINWKLTDETREIAGYVCRRANALIMDSVYVVAFYTNEIHVSGGPETFTGLPGMILGVALPHEGVTWFATKVTDTSVPAATITVPKKGKPVNPKQLSKVLWDIMKTWSTVGNRGPYEMKVFMM
- a CDS encoding TonB-dependent receptor; translation: MKLHPLIILMMLLCSARLFAQSPYHIKGAVADTSSKTRLTNATVCVLNAKDSIIRRFVYAKEGGSFAINNLPPGNFILLVSYPAYADYVEKFTLDPAHPTKDFGSVNMPLKSRLLHDVIVKGTVNAIKIKGDTTEFSAKAYVIQPNDKVEDLLKQLPGIQVDKDGKITANGQTVSKVLVDGDEFFGDDPTLVTKNLRADMVDKVQLFDKKSDQAAFTGVDDGKRTKTINIQLKEDKKNGTFGKLDGGLATQKLYESQAIYNRFKAKAKYSAYGTSANNGKIGLGFADNNALGSSANSVQIDDGGGIIVFGGSSDGLDSFDGTYFGNGKPLAHNGGLHYDSKWNGDKETINTNYRIGSMDINGLTTTTTQQTLTNGIINTNSRQGFNNYAFRNKAEATYTIKIDTTSNLKIGADGAFKNFRVMNNYQNVTDNGNGKLINFNDRDVNNHGDQQLFNASLFYTKKFKKVGRNISWNISESYNNNETKGNLNSRVDFYNTTSGGIDSTQRINQYKTSDVLSSVLNSNITYGEPLTKFASMVFNYGFALNNSTADRKSFNQDAAGNYTIFDNVYSNDYKLLRITNQFGASYTYRKKKFNTTLSAKASIADYKQTDEYTMNTFSRSYVNWLPRASFQYSPSLQKSITFSYSGFSQQPGIDQIQPIRVNTDPLNITLGNANLKPAYSQNFSVYYNSAKIISGTSSYGSVYFYNQYDAIVNNTVTDAKTGKTTIQYINLTDRSPYNYSASFSTSRKIKSIGLSTGIRLNTNGNINYSYINNALNETKSRTYGASLNLSKSAVKKYDLYVSGGPSYTFNEFSLQPTANNNAAGFNAFGNASYYLPAKFLIRTDAQYTYTAATRAFDAQRITLWNASLTKTFFKDDALAFAVNATDLLNNNLRTNRYANANMITQTNNSGIGRYVMFSVIWNFTKFATEPAKN